The Dama dama isolate Ldn47 chromosome 23, ASM3311817v1, whole genome shotgun sequence genome contains a region encoding:
- the SNX21 gene encoding sorting nexin-21 yields MGFPQPSWSKGPGIPGRLRERAGREAGQRQEGAGAALGANWAGSVEPGRPRPASGSCTRERGAGPGSASRPGPRPGVARSPRGAMASRLLHRLRHALTGDGPGEAAAGPEAEQFPESSELEDDDAEGLSSRLSGTLSFTSAEDDDEEDGEDDDDADPDPLSAGDRVAGEDAGPSCAQAERSPPPDGQRGSQLLTRQLQDFWKKSRNTLVPQRLLFEVTNATVVKDPPSKYVLYTLAVMGPGPPDSPPAQISRRYSDFERLHRNLQRQFRGPMAGVSFPRKRLRRNFTAETIARRSRAFEQFLGHLQAVPELRQAADLQDFFVLPELRRAQSLTCTGLYREALALWANAWQLQAQLGIPCGPDRRLLTLAGLAVCHQELEDAGEARACCEKALQLLGAKNPHPLLAPFLEAHVRLSWRLGLDKRHSEAQLQALQEAGLTPTPPPSLKELLIKEVLD; encoded by the exons ATGG GATTCCCACAGCCCTCCTGGAGCAAAGGGCCCGGGATTCCCGGGCGGCTCCGGGAGCGGGCGGGGCGGGAGGCGGGCCAGCGGCAGGAAGGGGCCGGAGCGGCGCTCGGAGCGAACTGGGCCGGGTCGGTGGAACCCGGTCGGCCCCGGCCAGCCTCTGGGAGCTGTACCCGGGAGCGGGGCGCCG GGCCGGGGTCCGCCTCCCGCCCCGGCCCGCGACCCGGCGTCGCGCGCTCCCCCCGGGGTGCCATGGCCTCGCGGCTCCTGCACCGGCTGCGGCACGCCCTGACCGGCGACGGCCCCGGGGAGGCGGCGGCCGGCCCCGAGGCTGAGCAGTTCCCGGAGAGCTCGGAACTGGAGGACGACGATGCCGAGGGCCTGTCGTCCCGCCTCAGCGGCACCCTGAGCTTCACCAGCGCCGAGGACGACGACGAGGAGGACGGCGAGGACGACGACGACGCTGACCCCGACCCGCTGTCCGCTGGCGACCGGGTGGCGGGAGAAGACGCAG GCCCATCCTGTGCTCAAGCAGAACGGAGTCCCCCACCTGATGGGCAGCGGGGCAGTCAGCTCCTGACCCGGCAGTTGCAAGATTTCTGGAAGAAGTCCAGGAACACCCTGGTACCCCAGCGGCTGCTCTTTGAGGTGACCAACGCCACCGTGGTTAAGGATCCGCCCTCCAAGTACGTG CTCTACACCCTCGCCGTGATGGGCCCGGGGCCACCGGATAGCCCGCCGGCCCAGATCTCCCGCCGCTACTCGGACTTTGAGCGGTTGCACCGAAACCTGCAGCGGCAGTTCCGCGGTCCGATGGCTGGCGTCTCCTTCCCCCGCAAGCGCCTGCGCCGGAACTTTACCGCCGAGACCATCGCCCGCCGCAGCCGGGCCTTCGAGCAGTTTCTGGGCCACCTCCAGGCTGTGCCCGAGCTGCGGCAGGCCGCGGACCTGCAGGACTTCTTCGTGCTGCCCGAGCTGCGGCGGGCGCAGAGCCTCACCTGCACCGGCCTCTACCGCGAGGCCCTGGCGCTCTGGGCCAACGCCTGGCAGCTACAGGCCCAGCTGGGCATCCCCTGTGGCCCAGACCGACGTCTGCTGACCTTGGCGGGGCTGGCCGTGTGCCACCAGGAGCTGGAGGACGCTGGGGAGGCCCGGGCATGCTGTGAGAAGGCCCTGCAGCTGCTGGGGGCCAAGAACCCGCACCCTCTGCTGGCCCCCTTTCTGGAGGCCCACGTGCGGCTCTCCTGGCGCCTGGGCCTGGACAAACGCCATTCTGAGGCCCAGCTCCAGGCCCTGCAGGAGGCAGGCCTGACCCCCACACCACCCCCCAGTCTTAAAGAGTTACTCATCAAGGAGGTGCTGGACTAG